The following is a genomic window from Amycolatopsis sp. BJA-103.
TCACCGTCTACAACGGCGACCCCGGCTGCCACATCGGCGACGTCGACCTGATCACCGCCGAGGGCTGCCGCGTCGGCCGGATCCGGCGCAACGCCGAGGCCGAGACGATGGCGACCGAACTGCTCTTCGACCGGAAGCTCGCCGAGGGCGAGATCCACGTGTTCTGCTTCGAGGTCCGTGACGACTCCGGCACCGCGTCGCCCGGGTACTTCCGGATGCTGCGGGATCAGTGCGCGAGCTATCTGGTGCAGCTGAAGTTCGCGCTCGGCGCGCTGCCCGCCCGCTGCACACGGCAGTTCCGGACCCGCGACGACGCCGTCCCCGTCGAGTCGGAAGAACTGCCGCTCGACATGGGCGGGGTGACCAGCGGGTTCTTCAGCGACGCCGGGCCGGGGCTGGCCGGCATCGAGGTCGAGTGGCGCTAGCGAGTGCAATGAAGGGGACTTTCATTGCGAAATTTGCAATGAAAGTCCCCTTCATTGCAGCTCAGTACCGGTAGTGATCCGTCTTGAAGGGACCTTCGACGTCCACGTCGATGTACTCGGCCTGGTCCTTGGTCAGCTTCGTGAGCTCGCCGCCGAGAGCGTCGAGGTGGATCTTCGCGACCTTCTCGTCGAGCTTCTTCGGGAGGCGGAAGACCTCCTTGTCGTACTCCTCGTGCTTGGTGAACAGCTCGATCTGCGCGATCACCTGGTTGGAGAAGCTGTTCGACATCACGAACGACGGGTGCCCGGTCGCGTTGCCCAGGTTCAGCAGACGACCCTCGGACAGCACGATGATGCTCTTGCCGTCGGGGAACACCCACTCGTCGACCTGCGGCTTGATGTTGATGCGCCGGATGCCCGGGTAGCGCTGCAGGCCCGCCATGTCGAGCTCGTTGTCGAAGTGGCCGATGTTGCCGAGGATCGCCTGGTGCTTCATCCGCGCCATGTGCTCGATGAGCACGACGTCCTTGTTGCCGGTGGTCGTGATGATGAGGTCGGCCTCGCCGAGGACGTTCTCCAGCTTCTTGACCTGGTAGCCGTCCATCGCCGCCTGCAGCGCGCAGATCGGGTCGATCTCGGTGACGATCACCCGCGCGCCCTGGCCGCGCAGCGATTCCGCGGCGCCCTTGCCGACGTCGCCGTAACCGCAGACGACCGCGACCTTGCCGCCGATGAGGACGTCGGTGCCGCGGTTGATGCCGTCGATCAGCGAGTGCCGGATGCCGTAGCGGTTGTCGAACTTCGACTTGGTGACGGCGTCGTTCACGTTGATCGCCGGGAACAGCAGCTCACCGGCTGCGGCGAGCTGGTAGAGCCGCAGCACGCCGGTCGTGGTCTCCTCGGTGACACCGCGGATGCCTTCGCCGATCTTGGTCCATTTGCCGGTGTCGGCCGCGACGGAGGCGCTCAGCAGCTGGAGGAACACGCGGAACTCGTCCGAGGTGTTCTCGTCCGGGGAGGGGACGACGCCCGCCTTCTCGAACTCGGTTCCCTTGTGCACCAGCATGGTGGCGTCGCCGCCGTCGTCGAGGATCATGTTGGGACCCTCACCGTCCCAGGTGAGCATCCGCTCGGTGCACCACCAGTACTCCTCCAGCGACTCGCCCTTCCAGGCG
Proteins encoded in this region:
- the ahcY gene encoding adenosylhomocysteinase, which produces MTPESVAKRHDTRNGIEFAVADLEAAEFGRKEIRLAEHEMPGLMALRREYAEVYPLRGARVSGSLHMTVQTAVLIETLVALGAEVRWASCNIFSTQDHAAAAIVVGPHGTAEEPKGVPVFAWKGESLEEYWWCTERMLTWDGEGPNMILDDGGDATMLVHKGTEFEKAGVVPSPDENTSDEFRVFLQLLSASVAADTGKWTKIGEGIRGVTEETTTGVLRLYQLAAAGELLFPAINVNDAVTKSKFDNRYGIRHSLIDGINRGTDVLIGGKVAVVCGYGDVGKGAAESLRGQGARVIVTEIDPICALQAAMDGYQVKKLENVLGEADLIITTTGNKDVVLIEHMARMKHQAILGNIGHFDNELDMAGLQRYPGIRRINIKPQVDEWVFPDGKSIIVLSEGRLLNLGNATGHPSFVMSNSFSNQVIAQIELFTKHEEYDKEVFRLPKKLDEKVAKIHLDALGGELTKLTKDQAEYIDVDVEGPFKTDHYRY